In Motacilla alba alba isolate MOTALB_02 chromosome 2, Motacilla_alba_V1.0_pri, whole genome shotgun sequence, the DNA window GCAGGCAGCCATCTGCTGTGGTCACTGTGGAAGTAGCAAATGCCAAGATAAGCTCTGAGGCATCCATAATACAGATGGACATAAGCCATTCCAGATCAATAGAAGTATTCATCCTATTACTTAAGCCACACTCAAGTTCAATTGCTAAAAGCTGCATCTTTCTCAGGCTTTTAACCAAACTATAAAAGTGTGTTTTTCTACCATTACACAGGCAAACCAATGAAAAAGGAGGCCTCCCAGAGCTTACAACGAAAGAACAATTTGTAGCAGGGTTATACAAGCTTGAGCTTGATACAGCTTCTTACTGGAAGAGTCTGGGCTTGAATCCCTTCCACCAACACGCTGATGTGagtattccttttttcttctacttcagTAGCAAAGAATAAAGATATTTAATATATGTGGACTTCAGTTACTAACTGCATATGTCAAGcttcattttcactttaaaatattttcacattaaCACTTTAAATCCACAGTCTCAAAGCTTTGTAGGAACACAGTCATGACTGAACCTAGTTACTAGCCCCCCACAAGTCTCCAGTTACTGGATGCATTAGTTATGGAGAGGTTTTCATTCCTTCTACCTCTACTTAAGCCCGTGATTGTTTTTGTGATTATTCTAAGTGTTTGAGGGACAGCAAGTGGGGTACTCTGTGAAGTCCCCTGGGAAAAGCATTGATCTGCCTTTTGGAGACATCATTTGTATGGCTACAGACAAAGTTcataatttagatttttaaagaaacagaagtatGTATAAACTGGTTAGAAAGAAGGTGTTCCAAACCAGGTACTGCTGAAGGATTTGGGGACTGTCTCCTTCCCCTCAATAGCATTAGTGCTTTCCTATGACCTTTCAAGTAGCAACAGTTCTGTATTAGGTGTTTGTTGGACTGTGACAGATCTGCTTAGATGTTCCTTatctctgtgaagaaaaagtGGCTAACACCTGGATTAAATTCTCTGTCTTCCAACAAATAAAAGATGACATTCTTATACTAGACAATAATGAAGGTTAATGATAGATAGCCTTTCATTCTATgggaactgaaataaaaaagggaagaagaaagatttaCAGCTTGTAAGTAAATTGATTGTATATCAAGATAATGGTTgactggaaattaatttaatctaCAGTGCAAGAGccttctttcttaaaaataagcCCCAGTAGGGAACACATTTTGCTCAGTTCACTGGTTGTTTCATATGcatcttttttattaattttgaacGGAGCACAAGCTGTGTATCACAGAATGCTAATAAACTgtctattttaaaagctgacaCCTCTCATCTCACAATACAAAATTATGTATTATGTGGAGTGAGAAATCAAAGGACAGGATGTGCTGGTCAGGGACATGTTAATAGGGCTGTGGTAAATCATTCATATGTAAGGTTATTATGCTGTGGCCAGATAACTAATGCAGTCTTTCTCTAACTACTAGATTTTGAATCAGAACTAAAGAAACTTATTGTTTTGTACTCTGGCCTAATGATAGCTGGTGTAGCACTGTTTAATTCTGTTCCTTGAAGTACAGAACATGGCAAGAtcaacaaaagcattttaacaCTTGAAAGAATGGGCAAATGCgctaacctttttttttttaaatgaagaaaatcagtGGGGTTCATGGAAGACCTTCataaggaaacaagaaaaaaagtcttgttGCTATTTATGAGTATCAACAAGGAAATGCCAATtaagataataaataaatttaataaagtCTTAAATAATGTGACATTTTTACTTTTAGTAAATGGTATTTAACCAGAGGAAAAACTGTGTTACAAGCAGTCACACTTCAGAGTGAGaatatttctgaagtttcaTGTCAAGTTACATAGAATGATCACAATGGTTCCATCTAGGTTTTTATCTAGATATCACTTCTCATTTTGTCTcgtatttgtttttttctttttccaggtgGTGTTCACAGCTAATGATGCTGGTAATCGGCGTTACAAGATTGCTGTTGTCCTCAGTCCCTTCTCTTACTCAACCACAGCAGTAGTTAGCGAGCCAGTGGAATAAAAGCTGACAATAGGCATGAAAATTCAGTTgtgtaaattaaaatttccataAATGATAAGAACTTAGTATCTGAATGTATCAACAGCTTTAGATTTCATAGTAAATCACTTGCAGTAAgttttttattccctttgttAACTTTAGGAAGAAAGtgtatttgttttcaaacactCTTCTGAATAAAAgtattctgcatttctgtattgTCAATATTGCCCTTCTGAATAAAAGTTTAGGatttgaaaaaaacacattaacctcaggaaaaaatatattgaaatccCATTATGGGGACTCTGAGAATAAACCAGTCTTCCATGAAGTTGGTAAACTAAATTTCTTCTTGCAAAGGAATTGAACAAAACACATCTGTGAAAGGTGTCTCATGAAAAGCAAGGAGATGGAAAATACAGTCCACCACTACTATCTCCTATGTTTTATTAATGAAGCCCACAACAGATGAAGTCACATGAGATTACTCACTCAGGGCCCCACATAATTATCAAGATAAACTCACCTCTCAATTCTGATTTTGGAGACATAGAAGTGAAAGCAGGTAAAGGAGACAGCATAGTAGAACAGCATTTAAAGATGCTAAGCAGGCTACAGATCCTTAAAATGCCTTTGTTCCTGTTTTCCAATATATCATAACCAGTGACATTTTCAAGGACAGACCAGAAGCctgtgtttcagaaaagaatATCACTCAAACATGCTTGAAGAAGCTTATTCATGTACTTGCAGAAAATTCTGCAAATATTGTCCCAAGTTAAAGTACTCCCCAGAATTACATGCATACCTCAAACCATCAGACTTTTTCATAATAGTTgtaaaatgcaaacaaaaataaggatAACTGATGAATTCTGAGAAAATCAGTTTCCTATTTAATGCCAGGAGAAATATGGATGAATTCTTCTATTCTCTTTCTAGTAATTCCTATATAGGGTAGAACCTGAATAGCAACCCTGTCTGGGAAAAGTATGCAAAAAGGTTGAGTCTCTCAGACTAATAAAACCCAAAGCTGAAAGCCTATAAAtacaaagaaagggaaaacgCCCTGCTAGCCTAAGGCTTGATCCCATCACAGCCTAACCTGATGAATTTGGACAGGTGTGtcctttctttttgctgttactTTGGGGTACTGAGCGCtagaaaaacaagcattttgttgagaaacaaaacacaaagataaTATCTTTTccacagaatctcagaataaACAAACCAACGCAATCTTTAGAACATTATATTTCATAAAAGACAATGATAAAAAAGTACAAACATTTTcatgaacaacaaaaaaacccaaaactatgATAGTACACAGGAAATTCCCAGCATTtgtttcagtgcattttttcaTTGAGCCTATCTTACATACctctacaaataaaataatcttaaGTACACTTCCGCTTGCTGATATGCAATGGAtccttgtaatttttttaaacagctggCTCATTAGTAACCCACTACAATTAGTAAACATAACAATAGAAAAATAGAGTGGCAAGATCCAAGAAAAAGGACATTTTGCACTTGCTTTTCAACACACTGTCTACTTGCAAAATGGACTTTATATTCTCCTACTTAAATTTGAAATATAGAAAATGGGCTTGAGAGTATCTTAGCATATTAACCAGATTCtacttttaatatttctgtaatgTTTTTACTTGCTAATTTGCAAGACCTTCAGAATCTTGTAAAATactcctttcttcttctccctccaTGTTCACTCCTTGAAGATGTCCCTTATTTGCCTTGTCAGCAATACAAAAGCCAATGTGATTGGCTTCTCTCTACATTTTACAAGAACCACTAAATTATCAAAAGGAATGTGCACAATTCTTAGTTCTggattgtatttattttgtttgaaggCACTGTCTATGTTAAAATTTACTACAGAAGAGTACTGAGTTCAGACAGGTAGTATACAAGCACTATTTTGATGTAATTTAAGATGGCAACTTCTAAAACTTCCCAACAAAGTGATAAAAGGTATTTAGAGAAGAGTGTTGGTCAACAATTCATAATTTAACATCCATCATTTTGGGGcaccaaaatgcaaaatttttaaGAACTCAGCTATATGTCACAATCCATTCACATACTGgtttaattcacatttttctagGACCATACATGATCAATCACTTAAAGCTGTAAAGATATATTAGTTCAGCCACAGCATATGTGTAATATAGTATGTATATATGTaagtatatatacatatatatgcattagatttttttaaattacacatAAATTTCACAGAATGCCTAAGAAATGGGAACAAAAGCATGCTTCAGAAAACAGTACAGATCTACAATACCAAAGGATGTTTCATAATTTTAGGTGTGAAATTGTAGTAAACCTGTACTGAAGACCAGAAATCACT includes these proteins:
- the LOC119697303 gene encoding transthyretin-like, with translation MAFHSVYLVFLAGLALCSEAAPLDHLDAKHPLSVKVVDSVRGSPAPNVAVKLYKEAADGSWELLNSQQTNEKGGLPELTTKEQFVAGLYKLELDTASYWKSLGLNPFHQHADVVFTANDAGNRRYKIAVVLSPFSYSTTAVVSEPVE